A genomic segment from Sorangium aterium encodes:
- a CDS encoding FG-GAP repeat domain-containing protein: MKRSFLAFAAALLAVGCSAKSRTFSGEEPQGGGGNGGGSRNDGGGDAGTGGRNDGGGDAGTGGGPLCAGVDCSHLDGRCMRGVCIEGECFAEPRRAGTECAAAAGECDAADTCDGAGECVANQAPEGAACTGCPSGACGGCAMGVCTDGPAVVSCGLRFTDVTAASGLPATTGSSVVAWLDVENDGDPDVFLRGSGLYINDGAGVFTEGAAARGIRDVGTTSEQYPVIAADFDNDGDMDIFVANDTRYGTIPNRLYRNDGSGTFMNVALSANLEFATTTPGPAVWIDHDRDNDLDLFFGSEFGTSGMFRNDGALPFADDSARFSTFLQGDSAAWADPDADGDLDLYVATGSTGNGNRFFRFTSPSWTDVATSAGLEDTRTAGSRWGGATWIDIDADGDLDLLSVRDGDADDLLYYNAGAGAPFSAAAAASVGLGDGSFLSASVWADWDQDGDLDAYVGDTLYRNDAGTFAAAGASLGIATQQVGSFADIDGDGDLDLLTTSFGGTALYRRDVTGMPCRAPGYAVVRMLTDRDGNATDANVREDRDAIGARVDVDLDGDGDFRAGGYTGADRVATYLVGAGQWGNRQQSQLPLIIGMGAAASVDIRVTFPDGSVVTRNDVPSGARITINDV; encoded by the coding sequence GTGAAACGGTCTTTCCTCGCCTTCGCGGCGGCGTTGCTCGCGGTGGGTTGCTCGGCGAAGTCGAGGACGTTCTCCGGCGAAGAGCCCCAGGGCGGGGGCGGGAACGGCGGCGGCAGCAGAAACGACGGCGGCGGCGATGCGGGCACCGGCGGCAGAAACGACGGCGGCGGCGATGCGGGCACCGGCGGCGGGCCGCTGTGCGCCGGCGTGGACTGCAGCCACCTCGACGGCCGCTGCATGCGCGGCGTGTGCATCGAGGGCGAGTGCTTCGCCGAGCCGCGGCGAGCGGGGACCGAGTGCGCGGCCGCGGCCGGCGAGTGCGACGCGGCCGACACGTGCGACGGCGCGGGCGAGTGCGTCGCGAACCAGGCGCCGGAGGGCGCGGCGTGCACGGGGTGCCCGAGCGGGGCGTGCGGCGGCTGCGCGATGGGGGTGTGCACCGATGGGCCTGCGGTCGTCTCCTGCGGCCTCCGCTTCACCGATGTGACCGCGGCCTCGGGCCTGCCGGCGACGACGGGCAGCTCGGTCGTCGCGTGGCTCGACGTCGAGAACGACGGCGATCCCGACGTGTTCCTGCGCGGCAGCGGCCTGTACATCAACGACGGCGCGGGCGTGTTCACGGAGGGGGCCGCCGCGCGCGGCATCAGGGATGTCGGCACCACCTCCGAGCAGTACCCGGTGATCGCCGCCGACTTCGACAACGACGGTGACATGGACATCTTCGTCGCCAACGACACCCGCTACGGCACGATCCCGAACCGGCTCTATCGCAACGACGGCAGCGGCACGTTCATGAACGTCGCGCTCTCGGCCAACCTCGAGTTCGCGACGACGACGCCCGGCCCGGCGGTGTGGATCGATCACGATCGCGACAACGACCTCGATCTGTTCTTCGGCTCGGAGTTCGGCACGTCCGGCATGTTCCGGAACGACGGAGCCCTGCCGTTCGCCGATGACAGCGCGCGGTTCAGCACCTTCCTCCAGGGCGACAGCGCGGCGTGGGCCGATCCGGACGCCGACGGCGACCTCGACCTTTACGTGGCCACCGGCTCGACGGGAAACGGTAACCGCTTCTTCCGCTTCACGTCGCCGAGCTGGACCGACGTCGCGACGTCGGCCGGGCTCGAGGACACGCGGACGGCCGGCTCCCGCTGGGGCGGCGCGACCTGGATCGATATCGACGCCGACGGCGACCTCGATCTCCTCTCGGTGCGCGACGGGGACGCGGACGATCTGCTCTATTACAACGCCGGCGCGGGCGCGCCGTTCTCCGCCGCCGCGGCGGCGAGCGTCGGGCTCGGAGACGGATCGTTCCTGAGCGCGAGCGTGTGGGCCGACTGGGACCAGGACGGCGACCTCGACGCGTACGTGGGCGACACGCTCTACCGCAACGACGCGGGCACGTTCGCGGCCGCCGGCGCCTCGCTCGGGATCGCCACGCAGCAGGTCGGCTCGTTCGCGGACATCGACGGCGACGGCGACCTCGACCTCCTCACCACGAGCTTCGGGGGAACGGCGCTCTACCGCCGCGACGTGACCGGCATGCCGTGCCGCGCGCCGGGCTACGCGGTCGTCCGCATGCTCACCGATCGGGACGGCAATGCGACCGACGCGAACGTGAGGGAAGATCGCGACGCGATCGGCGCGCGCGTCGACGTGGATCTCGACGGAGACGGGGACTTTCGCGCGGGCGGCTATACCGGGGCGGATCGCGTGGCGACCTACCTCGTGGGCGCCGGCCAGTGGGGCAACCGGCAGCAGAGCCAGCTCCCGCTGATCATCGGGATGGGGGCCGCGGCGTCGGTCGATATCCGCGTGACGTTCCCCGACGGCTCGGTGGTGACACGCAACGACGTCCCCTCGGGCGCGCGCATCACGATCAACGATGTCTGA
- a CDS encoding BPSS1187 family protein translates to MRITAWIGCAWWTLGCVACGGSSSDGGPPGAGGGAATGTATTGTGGAAATSGVGGSAGGAGGAGGANGAGGAGGANGAGGAGGAGGAPRELHVDTSSPELSEIRFKPSELDPEVSDRDLEQVALLDTRVARFAGKLVVTLSGSSQPPGPLDLTRFVAARGFHAFAVAYKNDYDIIQNDPDTFGDARLEAFDGQDHTALIEVTRADSIETRLAKALAHLKEVHPRGDWGYFLEDDGSPRWSVIIFSGHSHGASSAARIGKVVRLDRVVSLAGPRDTNPVSATWLSEPSATPVDHMFGLTGERDEQHSDHLKAFDLIGLPGELVEVDVPGAAPPYGGSHRLALKDGDHGAAGNCGAHVAVCEAMFGLPLP, encoded by the coding sequence ATGCGGATTACGGCGTGGATCGGTTGCGCCTGGTGGACGCTCGGGTGCGTGGCGTGCGGCGGCTCGTCGAGCGACGGCGGCCCCCCGGGCGCTGGCGGCGGAGCAGCCACGGGCACCGCGACCACCGGGACCGGCGGCGCCGCCGCGACCTCCGGGGTCGGTGGCTCTGCGGGCGGCGCGGGCGGCGCAGGCGGCGCGAACGGCGCGGGCGGCGCAGGCGGCGCGAACGGCGCGGGCGGCGCAGGCGGCGCGGGCGGCGCGCCGCGCGAGCTGCACGTGGACACGAGCTCACCCGAGCTCAGCGAGATCCGGTTCAAGCCCAGCGAGCTCGATCCAGAGGTCTCCGACCGCGACCTGGAGCAGGTGGCCCTCCTCGACACTCGGGTCGCGCGGTTCGCGGGCAAGCTCGTCGTCACGCTGTCGGGGAGCAGCCAGCCTCCTGGCCCGCTCGACCTCACCCGCTTCGTCGCCGCGCGCGGCTTTCACGCGTTCGCGGTCGCCTACAAGAACGACTACGACATCATTCAAAATGATCCGGACACGTTCGGCGACGCGCGGCTCGAGGCGTTCGATGGTCAGGACCACACCGCGCTCATCGAGGTGACGAGGGCCGACAGCATCGAAACACGGCTGGCGAAGGCGCTCGCGCACCTGAAAGAGGTCCACCCGCGAGGCGACTGGGGCTACTTCCTCGAAGACGACGGGAGCCCGCGCTGGTCGGTCATCATCTTCAGCGGCCACTCGCACGGCGCGAGCTCGGCCGCCCGCATCGGCAAGGTCGTCCGGCTCGACCGGGTTGTGTCGCTGGCCGGGCCGCGCGACACGAACCCGGTGAGCGCCACCTGGCTGTCGGAGCCGTCGGCGACGCCCGTGGATCACATGTTCGGATTGACCGGCGAGCGCGATGAGCAGCACTCGGATCACCTCAAAGCATTCGACCTCATCGGCCTCCCCGGCGAGCTCGTCGAGGTCGACGTCCCGGGCGCGGCGCCGCCGTACGGCGGGTCGCACCGGCTCGCGCTCAAGGACGGCGACCACGGAGCCGCCGGTAATTGCGGCGCGCACGTCGCCGTCTGCGAGGCGATGTTCGGCTTGCCGCTGCCGTGA
- a CDS encoding sigma 54-interacting transcriptional regulator: MTASRDERFISLVPRLVSATYFDEAATAVLQAMFTCVEETLADSPFASRARILRGVVHLRPEDSYQRLFGIDRPSGARIEGTGYLTSGSVWSWIEKHRCSVSIDVQRASLRSWMPDGAMALRHTPEAAGMPGDATRERMLGRDATHVHVVPLRAPGGSVDGMITIEVSCRGAVGLELPWAECHEELAILASIAGAFIAARALPLRSDEPASPDEFLPVVGQSTAHLVELLRAFAPRDDTILITGPTGAGKSRLARWCHEHSQRRGQPFESLDLLGVPEDLQMAELFGWKRGAFTGAVKDNPGAVARAAKGTLFLDEIDKLSLKAQAGLLRFIEERAYRMLGDDGAGERRADARLLVGTNADLRAAVRAGRFREDLYYRINVLPVRLLPLAERLDELPRWADFMLNRRHQEADGKGTARFEPEAMKLLVSAPWPGNLRQLDNIVRRAYALQLAGQSGLGGDLVIQRRHVERALTFDSDAEPSALTKLLWRAALSFVNEAERRRGGSAPLPLDLTDAFRGMVLGAAVQRTGNRDHAFTLLGQEMLLKNRNHHRTLLRELSRVREILDLLGGEVDPDLLAVLDADKEP, encoded by the coding sequence GTGACCGCATCCCGTGACGAGCGCTTCATCTCCCTCGTCCCCCGCCTCGTGTCGGCCACGTACTTCGACGAAGCTGCAACGGCGGTCCTCCAGGCCATGTTCACCTGCGTCGAAGAGACGCTCGCCGACAGCCCGTTCGCCAGCCGCGCTCGGATCCTGCGCGGCGTCGTCCACCTTCGTCCCGAGGACAGCTACCAGCGCCTCTTCGGCATCGACCGCCCGAGCGGCGCGCGCATCGAAGGCACCGGCTATCTCACCTCCGGCAGCGTCTGGAGCTGGATCGAGAAGCACCGCTGTTCGGTCTCGATCGACGTCCAGCGCGCTTCGCTCCGCTCCTGGATGCCGGACGGGGCCATGGCGCTCCGCCACACGCCAGAGGCGGCCGGCATGCCCGGCGACGCGACGCGCGAGCGGATGCTCGGTCGCGACGCGACCCACGTCCATGTCGTCCCGCTGCGCGCGCCGGGCGGCAGCGTCGACGGCATGATCACGATCGAGGTGAGCTGCAGGGGGGCCGTCGGGCTCGAGCTCCCCTGGGCGGAGTGCCACGAGGAGCTGGCGATCCTCGCCAGCATCGCCGGGGCCTTCATCGCCGCCCGCGCGCTGCCGCTTCGCTCGGACGAGCCGGCGAGCCCGGACGAGTTCCTGCCGGTCGTCGGTCAGAGCACCGCGCACCTCGTCGAGCTGCTCCGCGCCTTCGCCCCACGGGACGACACCATCCTGATCACCGGCCCGACCGGCGCCGGGAAATCCAGGCTCGCGCGCTGGTGCCACGAGCACTCGCAGCGCCGGGGCCAGCCCTTCGAGTCGCTGGACCTCCTCGGCGTGCCCGAGGACCTGCAGATGGCCGAGCTGTTCGGCTGGAAGCGGGGCGCCTTCACCGGAGCGGTCAAGGACAACCCGGGCGCTGTCGCCCGCGCCGCGAAGGGCACGCTCTTCCTCGACGAGATCGACAAGCTCTCGCTCAAGGCCCAGGCGGGCCTCCTGCGCTTCATCGAGGAGCGCGCTTACCGGATGCTGGGCGACGACGGGGCGGGGGAGCGCCGCGCCGACGCGCGCCTCCTCGTCGGCACCAACGCCGATCTGCGCGCCGCCGTGCGCGCCGGCCGCTTCCGCGAGGACCTGTACTACCGCATCAACGTCCTGCCGGTGCGGCTGCTCCCGCTCGCCGAGCGGCTCGACGAGCTCCCGCGCTGGGCCGACTTCATGCTGAACCGGCGCCATCAGGAGGCCGACGGCAAGGGGACGGCGCGCTTCGAGCCCGAGGCCATGAAGCTCCTCGTGTCCGCGCCCTGGCCGGGCAACCTGCGGCAGCTCGACAACATCGTCCGGCGCGCTTACGCGCTCCAGCTCGCGGGGCAGAGCGGCCTCGGCGGCGATCTGGTGATCCAGCGGCGCCACGTCGAGCGCGCGCTCACCTTCGACAGCGACGCCGAGCCGAGCGCGCTGACCAAGCTGCTCTGGCGGGCGGCGCTCAGCTTCGTGAACGAGGCCGAGCGACGCCGGGGCGGCAGCGCCCCGCTCCCGCTCGATCTGACCGACGCATTTCGCGGCATGGTCCTCGGCGCGGCGGTGCAGCGGACGGGCAACCGTGACCACGCCTTCACGCTGCTCGGCCAGGAGATGCTGCTCAAGAACCGCAACCACCATCGGACGCTGCTGCGCGAGCTCTCGCGGGTGCGCGAGATCCTGGACCTGCTTGGAGGTGAGGTCGATCCGGATCTCCTCGCGGTGCTCGACGCCGACAAGGAGCCGTGA
- a CDS encoding TOMM system kinase/cyclase fusion protein has product MHKARQLTTGQPIALKILRLAEQGGAAQADRRISRFLRETRLCAQLHHPNIVQLVDAGQAEDGTLYAAFAFAPGDDLAALLEREGALAPPEARHLMLQVLDALACAHAASVVHRDLKPSNIMVIPTGARRNALVLDFGIGAALDDGRSTRLTGSHDALGTPGYGAPEQWRGAEASPRADLFSWGLVFLECLTGKPAYGGTEAEIFYRLLGPDPVPIPAALERHPLGDLLARALRKDEGAREVTARGLFEALEACNLRGLSREAMLGAGGPAGGDTRPLPSIATVATQLDRRRGPAPPALDGERRQLTALCCHLRARAAVAQALDAVDVERLDDPLRAALALCADIGRRHGGYVAAAFGDDLLVYFGYPSAAEDDARRAARAALAMAGAARAEDPRSAAPGAQIDVSVGLHTGLVVDGNLGDLEGACLVTGATPRLAARLAALAPPGSVAVSAASQALLRASFDLESEGGRAIEGIAAPVETYRLRQEHGAAASWPTPDGSRAPLSGRAPELGLLVERWRRARDGAGQSILITGEPGIGKSRLARALRDGLAREAHTFLEARCSPDTQTSPLRPVVDLLERTLGLDQEPDAGAKIARIERELAGHGFTPAEAMPLFVPLFSLPLGEPYAPLDVSAQRHKALTLQAVASLLLAIADERPVLLVAEDLHWADPTTMEFLEQLVREAPAVPMCVIMTARPEFSPSFSTADMLLLPLSRLERPHMEEMLTGLSGHKALPPAVIEQVADRADGVPLFAEELLRMMVDAQLLVEREDRYELTRPLSGAAIPGTLRALLTARLDRLSRAKQTAQLAAAMGREFSVKVLSAASPLGPAAVAEDLERLTSAGIVLRRRRGKEAVGSFKHALVRDAAYESLSTGARQRSHARVAKTLEEGFPEVVRTRPELLAHHHAAAEQKREAVGYAQKAAQAALARSAYVEAITGARQAIAWLPAIAQEHERAEMELGLNGILMPALITTKGWSAPEVKSIYDRAIELATQTGERERGSQALHGMAMFTLFRGDLTAARDIATQCAKLAEDTNDVVALTQASLILANVTTWLGDHTEGEPHHRRVIELYQPAELPVYMARYGWNPSIVVRVTHAMSACICGEPDGAVRIYEDAIAAAEATEHPFTIAIAYQIGAWIHHLRREVADTRRYADALGKVAVDHGFPAFMVLADALGGWAMVHSGQAEQGLERVRGAIARWRRMGSGMVTTFYATHLADACLAAGAVEGAREALDEALGETFTTQERCYHPELYRLLGEVWRASGDPGQAEAAFASARDMAEAQTARLFALRAQVALVRLRRAEGRVALDDIERLRRLRSGITDIPDAREADSLLFAGAGQPSAGEGPRGSGRRPT; this is encoded by the coding sequence GTGCACAAGGCCCGCCAGCTCACCACCGGGCAGCCGATCGCCCTGAAGATCCTGCGCCTCGCCGAGCAGGGAGGCGCCGCGCAGGCCGACAGGCGGATCTCGCGCTTCCTGCGCGAGACGCGGCTCTGCGCCCAGCTCCACCACCCGAACATCGTCCAGCTCGTCGACGCGGGGCAGGCAGAAGATGGGACCCTCTACGCCGCGTTCGCCTTCGCGCCTGGCGACGACCTCGCCGCCCTGCTCGAGCGAGAGGGCGCGCTCGCGCCGCCCGAGGCGCGGCACCTGATGCTCCAAGTGCTCGACGCCCTCGCCTGCGCCCACGCAGCGAGCGTCGTCCACCGCGACCTCAAGCCCAGCAACATCATGGTCATCCCCACGGGCGCCCGCCGCAACGCGCTGGTGCTCGACTTCGGGATCGGCGCCGCGCTCGACGACGGGCGATCCACGCGCCTGACCGGCAGCCACGACGCGCTGGGCACGCCCGGCTACGGGGCGCCGGAGCAGTGGCGCGGCGCCGAGGCTTCGCCGCGCGCGGATCTGTTCTCGTGGGGCCTCGTGTTCCTCGAGTGCCTCACGGGCAAGCCGGCGTACGGCGGCACGGAGGCCGAGATCTTCTACCGGCTGCTCGGCCCCGATCCCGTCCCGATCCCCGCTGCGCTCGAGCGCCACCCCCTCGGCGACCTGCTCGCCCGTGCTCTCCGCAAGGACGAAGGCGCGCGCGAGGTGACCGCCCGTGGGCTCTTCGAGGCGCTCGAGGCCTGCAACCTGCGCGGGCTCTCGCGCGAGGCGATGCTCGGCGCCGGCGGCCCGGCCGGCGGGGACACGCGGCCTCTGCCCTCGATCGCGACGGTCGCCACGCAGCTCGACCGGCGGAGGGGGCCCGCTCCGCCTGCGCTCGACGGCGAGCGCCGGCAGCTGACGGCGCTCTGCTGTCACCTGAGGGCACGCGCGGCCGTCGCGCAGGCCCTCGACGCCGTCGATGTCGAGCGGCTGGACGACCCCCTGCGCGCGGCGCTCGCCCTGTGCGCGGACATCGGGCGCCGCCATGGGGGGTACGTGGCCGCGGCGTTCGGCGACGATCTGCTCGTCTACTTCGGCTACCCCAGCGCGGCGGAGGACGACGCCAGGCGCGCTGCCCGCGCGGCGCTGGCGATGGCCGGCGCCGCGCGAGCCGAGGACCCGCGCAGCGCCGCGCCGGGCGCGCAAATCGACGTGAGCGTCGGCCTCCACACCGGCCTCGTCGTCGACGGGAATCTCGGGGACCTCGAAGGCGCGTGCCTCGTCACCGGCGCCACCCCGCGGCTCGCCGCGCGGCTCGCCGCGCTGGCGCCGCCGGGATCCGTGGCGGTCAGCGCCGCGTCGCAAGCGTTGCTGCGCGCCTCCTTCGACCTCGAGAGCGAAGGGGGCCGCGCCATCGAGGGAATCGCGGCGCCGGTGGAGACCTACCGCCTCCGGCAGGAGCACGGCGCCGCGGCGAGCTGGCCGACCCCCGACGGCTCGAGGGCGCCGCTCTCTGGCCGGGCTCCGGAGCTCGGGCTCCTCGTGGAGCGGTGGCGCCGCGCGCGCGACGGGGCGGGCCAGTCGATCCTCATCACGGGCGAGCCCGGCATCGGCAAGAGCCGGCTGGCGCGCGCGCTGCGCGACGGGCTGGCGCGCGAGGCCCACACCTTTCTCGAGGCGCGGTGCTCGCCCGACACGCAAACCAGCCCCCTCCGTCCGGTGGTCGACCTGCTCGAGCGCACGCTCGGGCTCGATCAGGAGCCCGACGCGGGCGCCAAGATCGCGCGGATCGAGCGGGAGCTCGCCGGCCACGGCTTCACGCCGGCCGAGGCCATGCCGCTCTTCGTGCCGCTCTTCTCCCTGCCTCTCGGCGAACCGTACGCCCCGCTCGACGTCTCGGCGCAGCGGCACAAGGCGCTGACGCTCCAGGCCGTGGCGTCGCTGCTCCTCGCGATCGCCGACGAGCGGCCCGTCCTCCTGGTGGCGGAAGATTTGCATTGGGCCGACCCCACCACGATGGAGTTCCTCGAGCAGCTCGTTCGCGAGGCGCCCGCGGTCCCCATGTGCGTCATCATGACGGCTCGCCCCGAGTTCTCACCGTCGTTCTCGACGGCCGACATGCTGCTGCTCCCTCTGAGCCGCCTGGAGCGCCCGCACATGGAGGAGATGCTCACCGGGCTCTCGGGCCACAAGGCGCTGCCTCCCGCCGTGATCGAGCAGGTGGCGGACCGCGCGGACGGGGTGCCGCTCTTCGCGGAGGAGCTGCTCCGGATGATGGTCGATGCGCAGCTCCTGGTGGAGCGGGAGGATCGTTACGAGCTGACCCGGCCGCTCTCGGGGGCGGCGATCCCGGGGACGCTGCGGGCGCTGCTCACGGCGCGGCTGGATCGGCTTTCGCGCGCCAAGCAGACGGCCCAGCTCGCGGCGGCGATGGGCCGGGAGTTCAGCGTCAAGGTGCTCTCGGCCGCGAGCCCGCTCGGCCCGGCGGCGGTGGCAGAGGATCTGGAGCGCTTGACGAGCGCGGGGATCGTGCTGCGCAGGCGGCGGGGCAAGGAGGCGGTGGGGAGCTTCAAGCACGCGCTCGTGCGGGACGCGGCGTACGAGTCGCTGTCCACCGGCGCGCGGCAGCGGAGCCACGCGCGCGTCGCGAAGACGCTGGAGGAGGGGTTTCCGGAGGTGGTCCGGACGCGGCCGGAGCTGCTCGCGCACCATCACGCCGCGGCGGAGCAGAAGCGGGAGGCCGTGGGCTACGCGCAGAAGGCGGCGCAAGCGGCGCTGGCTCGGTCGGCGTACGTGGAGGCGATCACCGGGGCCAGGCAGGCCATCGCGTGGTTGCCGGCCATAGCGCAGGAGCACGAGCGAGCCGAGATGGAGCTCGGGCTGAACGGTATCCTCATGCCGGCGCTGATCACGACCAAGGGCTGGTCGGCGCCCGAGGTAAAGAGCATTTACGATCGGGCCATCGAGCTCGCCACGCAGACCGGCGAGCGGGAGCGGGGGAGCCAGGCGCTGCACGGCATGGCCATGTTCACGCTGTTCCGCGGCGATCTCACGGCGGCCCGGGACATCGCGACCCAGTGCGCGAAGCTGGCGGAGGACACGAATGACGTCGTCGCCCTGACGCAGGCGTCGCTCATCCTGGCGAACGTGACCACGTGGCTGGGGGACCACACCGAGGGCGAGCCTCACCACCGGCGTGTCATCGAGCTCTACCAGCCGGCAGAGTTGCCCGTCTACATGGCGCGTTATGGCTGGAATCCGAGCATCGTCGTGCGCGTGACCCACGCCATGAGCGCGTGTATTTGCGGCGAGCCGGACGGCGCGGTGCGGATCTACGAGGACGCGATCGCCGCGGCGGAAGCGACGGAGCACCCCTTCACCATCGCCATTGCCTACCAGATCGGCGCGTGGATCCACCACCTCAGGCGCGAGGTGGCCGACACGCGGAGGTACGCCGACGCGCTGGGGAAGGTCGCCGTCGACCATGGATTCCCCGCGTTCATGGTGCTCGCCGACGCGCTGGGGGGTTGGGCCATGGTCCATTCGGGACAGGCGGAGCAGGGACTCGAGCGCGTCCGAGGCGCCATCGCGCGCTGGCGGCGAATGGGCTCGGGCATGGTCACGACCTTTTACGCCACGCACCTCGCCGACGCCTGTCTGGCCGCCGGCGCCGTCGAGGGCGCCCGCGAGGCGCTCGACGAGGCGCTCGGCGAGACGTTCACGACACAGGAGCGCTGCTACCATCCGGAGCTCTACCGGCTGCTCGGGGAGGTGTGGCGGGCCAGCGGAGACCCAGGGCAGGCGGAGGCCGCGTTCGCGAGCGCGAGGGACATGGCCGAGGCGCAGACGGCCCGGCTCTTCGCGCTGCGCGCGCAGGTGGCTCTCGTTCGCCTGCGCAGGGCTGAAGGGCGCGTGGCGCTCGACGACATCGAGCGGCTCCGCCGGCTCCGGTCGGGCATCACCGACATTCCGGATGCTCGCGAGGCCGACTCGCTGCTGTTTGCGGGCGCAGGCCAGCCGAGCGCCGGCGAGGGCCCGAGGGGCTCAGGACGGCGACCAACGTGA
- a CDS encoding YcaO-like family protein, with translation MTRPSTHKTFLRGTHRLVSPAETVERVLPMTRAMGITRVADVTGLDVVGIPVVMVCRPNSRSVSVSQGKGLDIDAARASGLMEAIEQWHAEHILQPLLFCTPAELSARHRLVDLAGLPRLSIGSFHPHHKMLWIEGEDVMSGGPLWVPLEVVHSDYTVPLPPGSGCFLTTSTGLASGNHRLEAVLHGLYEVIERDAVALWRAAGPARRAQTRLGLDTVDDPICRDVLARFDRAELAVGVWDASSELGLPVFVAEIVDRVPHPGRVLYVSGGQGCHRSRAVALARALTEAAQSRLTAIAGARDDVDRVAYELFRSPPRIAAARSEIERFEGRWRSFGAASDGFSERFDEDLAAVLAALRSAGLRQVAVVDLTRPELGLPVVRVVVPGLESMWDAPGYTPGPRAQAVSS, from the coding sequence ATGACCCGGCCCTCCACGCACAAGACCTTTCTCCGAGGCACGCACCGCCTGGTCAGCCCGGCGGAGACCGTCGAGCGGGTGCTCCCGATGACGCGCGCCATGGGGATCACCCGGGTCGCCGACGTCACCGGGCTGGACGTCGTCGGGATCCCGGTGGTGATGGTGTGCCGACCCAACTCCCGATCCGTGTCGGTCTCGCAGGGAAAAGGGCTCGATATCGACGCCGCGCGCGCGTCCGGGCTGATGGAGGCCATCGAGCAGTGGCACGCCGAGCACATCCTGCAGCCGCTCCTCTTCTGCACCCCCGCGGAGCTCTCGGCGCGGCACCGCCTCGTCGACCTCGCCGGGCTGCCGCGGCTCTCGATAGGCTCCTTCCACCCTCATCACAAGATGCTCTGGATCGAGGGCGAAGACGTCATGAGCGGCGGTCCGCTGTGGGTGCCGCTCGAGGTGGTCCACTCCGACTACACCGTGCCGCTGCCGCCCGGCAGCGGGTGCTTCTTGACCACGTCGACGGGGCTCGCCTCGGGCAACCACCGGCTCGAGGCCGTGCTCCACGGGCTCTACGAGGTCATCGAGCGCGACGCCGTGGCGCTGTGGCGCGCGGCCGGGCCGGCGCGCCGCGCGCAGACGCGCCTGGGTCTCGACACCGTGGATGATCCGATCTGCCGCGATGTGCTGGCCCGCTTCGATCGGGCCGAACTTGCGGTGGGCGTGTGGGACGCGAGCAGCGAACTCGGGCTGCCGGTCTTCGTGGCGGAGATCGTCGACCGCGTGCCTCACCCGGGCCGCGTCCTGTACGTGAGCGGCGGTCAGGGGTGCCACCGCTCTCGCGCCGTCGCCCTGGCGCGCGCCCTGACCGAGGCCGCCCAGAGCCGTCTGACCGCCATCGCGGGAGCGCGCGACGACGTCGACCGGGTCGCGTACGAGCTGTTTCGGTCGCCGCCGCGGATCGCCGCGGCGCGCTCGGAGATCGAGCGGTTCGAGGGGCGGTGGCGCTCCTTCGGCGCCGCGAGCGACGGGTTCAGCGAGCGCTTCGACGAGGATCTCGCCGCGGTGCTCGCGGCGCTGCGCAGCGCAGGGCTCCGCCAGGTCGCGGTCGTGGATCTCACGCGGCCTGAGCTCGGACTGCCCGTCGTCCGCGTCGTCGTGCCCGGGCTGGAAAGCATGTGGGATGCCCCTGGGTACACGCCTGGACCGCGCGCGCAGGCGGTGTCGTCGTGA